In a genomic window of Saccharothrix sp. HUAS TT1:
- a CDS encoding urease subunit alpha, with product MSGVSRRRYAELLGPTVGDRIRLADTDLLIEVTEDRSRGAGAGDEVIFGGGKVVRESMGQGVATRAEGAPDLVITGAVVLDHWGVVKADVGVRDGRIAAIGKAGNPDTMDGVDPALVIGPSTEVLSGNGKVLTAGGIDCHVHFITPGIVDTAVASGLTTLIGGGTGPAEGTKATTVTPGAWNLGRMLASLDHLPVNVLLLGKGNTTREDALREQLAGGAGGFKLHEDWGTTPAAIDACLRVADESGVQVAIHTDTLNEAGFLESTLAAIAGRSINAYHSEGAGGGHAPDIIRVVSEPNVLPSSTNPTRPHTVNTLEEHLDMLMVCHHLNPSVPEDLAFAESRIRPTTIAAEDVLHDLGAISMISSDSQAMGRVGEVIIRTWQTAHVMQRRHGEVADNLRARRYVAKYTINPAVAHGIDHEVGSVEVGKLADLVLWEPKFFGVRPSVVLKGGFIAHAAMGDANASIPTPQPVFARPMFGAHSAARSSVHFVSQQAVDADLADVLRLARPLVPIRDTRGVTKADMVLNDAMPRVEVDPDSFAVRIDGELVEPDPVAELPMAQRYFLF from the coding sequence GTGAGCGGGGTCAGCCGCCGCCGGTACGCGGAACTGCTGGGGCCGACGGTCGGCGACCGGATCCGGCTCGCCGACACCGACCTGCTGATCGAGGTGACCGAGGACCGCAGCCGCGGCGCGGGCGCGGGCGACGAGGTGATCTTCGGCGGCGGCAAGGTGGTCCGCGAGTCGATGGGCCAGGGCGTGGCCACCCGGGCGGAGGGCGCGCCGGACCTCGTCATCACGGGCGCGGTCGTGCTGGACCACTGGGGCGTGGTGAAGGCGGACGTCGGCGTGCGCGACGGCCGGATCGCGGCCATCGGCAAGGCGGGCAACCCCGACACCATGGACGGCGTCGACCCGGCGCTGGTCATCGGCCCGTCCACCGAGGTGCTGTCGGGCAACGGGAAGGTGCTGACGGCGGGCGGCATCGACTGCCACGTGCACTTCATCACCCCCGGCATCGTGGACACCGCCGTCGCGTCCGGCCTGACCACGCTGATCGGCGGCGGCACGGGTCCCGCCGAGGGCACGAAGGCCACCACGGTGACGCCCGGCGCGTGGAACCTGGGCCGGATGCTGGCCTCGCTGGACCACCTGCCGGTGAACGTGCTGCTGCTGGGCAAGGGCAACACGACCCGCGAGGACGCGCTGCGCGAGCAGCTGGCCGGTGGCGCGGGCGGGTTCAAGCTGCACGAGGACTGGGGCACCACGCCCGCGGCGATCGACGCGTGCCTGCGGGTGGCCGACGAGTCGGGCGTGCAGGTCGCGATCCACACCGACACGCTGAACGAGGCCGGTTTCCTGGAGTCGACCCTGGCCGCGATCGCCGGCCGGTCGATCAACGCCTACCACTCCGAGGGCGCGGGCGGCGGGCACGCGCCGGACATCATCCGGGTGGTGTCCGAGCCGAACGTGCTGCCGTCCTCGACCAACCCGACCCGCCCGCACACGGTGAACACGCTCGAAGAGCACCTGGACATGCTCATGGTGTGCCACCACCTCAACCCGTCGGTGCCCGAGGACCTGGCGTTCGCCGAGAGCCGCATCCGGCCGACCACGATCGCCGCCGAGGACGTGCTGCACGACCTGGGCGCGATCTCGATGATCAGCTCGGACTCGCAGGCCATGGGCCGGGTCGGCGAGGTGATCATCCGGACCTGGCAGACCGCGCACGTGATGCAGCGGCGGCACGGCGAGGTGGCGGACAACCTGCGGGCCCGCCGGTACGTGGCCAAGTACACGATCAACCCGGCCGTCGCGCACGGCATCGACCACGAGGTCGGGTCGGTGGAGGTCGGCAAGCTGGCCGACCTGGTGCTGTGGGAGCCGAAGTTCTTCGGCGTGCGGCCGTCGGTGGTGCTGAAGGGCGGGTTCATCGCGCACGCGGCGATGGGTGACGCGAACGCGTCCATCCCGACGCCGCAGCCGGTGTTCGCCCGGCCGATGTTCGGCGCGCACTCGGCGGCGCGGAGCAGCGTGCACTTCGTGTCGCAGCAGGCGGTCGACGCGGACCTGGCGGACGTGCTGCGGTTGGCGCGGCCGTTGGTGCCGATCCGGGACACGCGGGGCGTCACGAAGGCGGACATGGTGCTCAACGACGCGATGCCGCGGGTGGAGGTCGACCCGGACAGCTTCGCCGTGCGCATCGACGGCGAGCTGGTCGAGCCCGACCCGGTGGCGGAGCTGCCGATGGCCCAGCGCTACTTCCTGTTCTGA
- a CDS encoding GNAT family N-acetyltransferase → MDGLTWRPLTTADAEASADLLNAIEVVDRIGENYTAADTLQELVDPCADLERDSLAAFDGDVMVGYVKVRYKPVAEEVHRVFLDGGVHPDHRRRGVGAKLLEAGVESAKAPHALHHPALRLAIDVHKPEHIAGLADLVRSRGFTPVRHYRHMEHPLGDAIPDAPIPDGLRVEPWSEGADEDFRAGLRWASW, encoded by the coding sequence GTGGACGGACTCACCTGGCGCCCGCTGACCACCGCGGACGCCGAGGCGTCGGCCGACCTCCTCAACGCCATCGAGGTCGTGGACCGGATCGGCGAGAACTACACCGCGGCGGACACCCTCCAGGAGCTGGTCGACCCCTGTGCGGACCTGGAGCGCGACAGCCTCGCCGCCTTCGACGGCGACGTGATGGTCGGCTACGTGAAGGTCCGCTACAAGCCGGTCGCCGAAGAGGTCCACCGGGTCTTCCTGGACGGCGGCGTCCACCCCGACCACCGCCGCCGGGGCGTCGGCGCGAAGCTCCTGGAGGCCGGGGTGGAGTCGGCGAAGGCCCCGCACGCCCTGCACCACCCGGCGCTGAGGCTGGCGATCGACGTCCACAAGCCCGAGCACATCGCCGGCCTGGCCGACCTCGTGCGCTCCCGGGGCTTCACGCCGGTCCGCCACTACCGGCACATGGAGCACCCGCTCGGCGACGCGATCCCCGACGCGCCGATCCCCGACGGGCTGCGGGTCGAGCCCTGGTCGGAGGGCGCTGACGAGGACTTCCGGGCGGGACTGCGGTGGGCGTCCTGGTGA
- the serC gene encoding phosphoserine transaminase — MTQTADPTSLVLPPELLPSDGRFGCGPSKVRPEALAALAAEGAALMGTSHRQKPVKSLVGSVRAGLRELFSLPEGYEVVLGNGGTTAFWDAAAFGLVRERAQHFTYGEFSSKFAKVTSDAPFLGDSIVVKADPGSAPGITYAEGADLVGWAHNETSTGVSVPVSRPANSGDALVAIDATSGAGGLPVDAADYDVYYFAPQKCFASDGGLWIALMSPAALERVAEIGKSGRWVPEFLSLTTALDNSTKDQTYNTPSLATLFLLNNQVEWILGNGGLKWAVDRTADSSSRLYDWAEATEYTTPYVADPAHRSQVVGTIDFADSVDASAVARALRANGIVDVEPYRKLGRNQLRVAMFPAVEPTDVSTLTKAVDWVVSQL; from the coding sequence ATGACCCAGACCGCCGACCCGACCTCGCTGGTCCTGCCCCCCGAACTGCTGCCGTCCGACGGCAGGTTCGGGTGCGGGCCCTCCAAGGTCCGTCCCGAGGCCCTGGCGGCCCTCGCGGCCGAGGGCGCCGCGCTGATGGGCACCTCCCACCGCCAGAAGCCGGTGAAGTCCCTGGTCGGCTCCGTGCGCGCCGGTCTGCGCGAGCTGTTCTCGCTGCCCGAGGGCTACGAGGTCGTCCTGGGCAACGGCGGCACCACCGCGTTCTGGGACGCCGCCGCGTTCGGCCTGGTCCGCGAGCGCGCGCAGCACTTCACCTACGGCGAGTTCTCGTCGAAGTTCGCCAAGGTCACCTCCGACGCGCCGTTCCTCGGTGACTCGATCGTGGTCAAGGCCGACCCGGGCAGCGCGCCCGGGATCACCTACGCCGAGGGCGCCGACCTGGTCGGCTGGGCGCACAACGAGACGTCCACCGGCGTCTCCGTCCCCGTCTCCCGGCCCGCGAACAGCGGCGACGCCCTGGTCGCCATCGACGCCACCTCCGGCGCCGGCGGCCTCCCGGTCGACGCGGCCGACTACGACGTCTACTACTTCGCGCCGCAGAAGTGCTTCGCCTCCGACGGCGGCCTGTGGATCGCCCTCATGTCGCCCGCCGCGCTGGAGCGCGTCGCCGAGATCGGCAAGTCGGGCCGCTGGGTGCCGGAGTTCCTGTCGCTGACCACCGCGCTGGACAACTCCACCAAGGACCAGACCTACAACACCCCGTCCCTGGCGACGCTGTTCCTGCTGAACAACCAGGTCGAGTGGATCCTCGGCAACGGCGGCCTGAAGTGGGCCGTCGACCGCACCGCCGACTCGTCGTCGCGGCTGTACGACTGGGCCGAGGCCACCGAGTACACGACCCCGTACGTGGCCGACCCGGCCCACCGCTCGCAGGTCGTCGGCACCATCGACTTCGCCGACTCGGTGGACGCCTCCGCCGTCGCCCGGGCGCTGCGCGCGAACGGCATCGTCGACGTCGAGCCGTACCGCAAGCTGGGCCGCAACCAGCTCCGGGTGGCCATGTTCCCGGCTGTCGAGCCGACCGACGTGAGCACCCTGACCAAGGCCGTCGACTGGGTCGTCTCCCAGCTCTGA
- the ureG gene encoding urease accessory protein UreG has protein sequence MNLDPTDAGHDPHHPHDHGRRAVRLGIGGPVGSGKTALTAALCRALGGEVDLAVVTNDIYTTEDADFLRAAGVLDVDRIEAVRTGACPHTAIRDDITANLDAVELLEHRFPGLELVIIESGGDNLTAVFSRGLVDRQVFVVDVAGGDKVPRKGGPGVTTADLLVINKTDLAPMVGADLGVMTADAHRMRGELPVISQSLVDTPGAPAVAEWVRAQLRTLATVS, from the coding sequence GTGAACCTCGACCCGACCGACGCCGGTCACGACCCGCACCACCCGCACGACCACGGTCGTCGCGCGGTCCGGCTCGGCATCGGCGGACCGGTCGGCAGCGGCAAGACCGCGCTGACCGCCGCGCTGTGCCGCGCGCTCGGCGGCGAGGTGGACCTCGCCGTCGTCACCAACGACATCTACACGACCGAGGACGCCGACTTCCTGCGCGCCGCCGGGGTGCTCGACGTCGACCGGATCGAGGCGGTGCGGACCGGCGCGTGCCCGCACACCGCGATCCGCGACGACATCACCGCCAACCTGGACGCGGTCGAGCTGCTGGAGCACCGGTTCCCTGGCCTGGAGCTGGTGATCATCGAGAGCGGCGGCGACAACCTGACCGCCGTGTTCAGCCGCGGCCTGGTGGACCGGCAGGTGTTCGTGGTGGACGTGGCGGGCGGCGACAAGGTGCCGCGCAAGGGCGGCCCCGGTGTCACCACGGCGGACCTGCTGGTGATCAACAAGACCGACCTCGCGCCCATGGTGGGCGCCGACCTCGGTGTCATGACGGCCGACGCCCACCGGATGCGCGGTGAGCTACCGGTGATCTCGCAGTCCCTCGTGGACACACCGGGCGCGCCCGCGGTGGCCGAGTGGGTGCGCGCTCAGCTGCGCACGCTCGCGACGGTCAGCTGA
- a CDS encoding urease subunit gamma has product MHLTPHERDKLLVHVAADVARRRLERGVVLNYPEAVALITAHVLEGARDGRTVSELMESGRHVLTRDQVLDGVPSMIESVQVEATFPDGTKLVTVHDPIV; this is encoded by the coding sequence ATGCACCTGACACCGCACGAGCGGGACAAGCTGCTGGTCCACGTGGCGGCGGACGTCGCGCGCAGGCGGTTGGAGCGCGGGGTGGTGCTGAACTACCCGGAGGCGGTCGCCCTGATCACCGCCCACGTGCTCGAAGGCGCCCGGGACGGCCGGACGGTCAGCGAGCTGATGGAGAGCGGCCGGCACGTCCTCACCCGCGACCAGGTGCTGGACGGCGTGCCGTCGATGATCGAGTCCGTGCAGGTCGAGGCGACCTTCCCGGACGGCACGAAGCTCGTGACCGTGCACGACCCGATCGTGTGA
- a CDS encoding DUF4232 domain-containing protein: protein MTAAVLVTGGTAVAQAAEVGTCGSADLDIAFGRVEGAAGTVYREVVLTNRGPGACVLRGFPGVSYVDYQGRRVGAAAERVGARGPLLTLAPGGRAVSDVGFARVDNFDPDACRKTAVRGIRVYPPDATVPLHLPMTDQHGCAGDVSPFGHQLTVASVRS, encoded by the coding sequence GTGACAGCCGCCGTGCTCGTCACCGGGGGAACCGCCGTCGCGCAGGCGGCCGAGGTCGGCACGTGCGGGTCGGCGGACCTCGACATCGCGTTCGGCCGCGTGGAAGGCGCGGCGGGCACGGTGTACCGGGAGGTCGTGCTCACCAACCGGGGTCCGGGCGCGTGCGTGCTGCGCGGCTTCCCCGGTGTGTCCTATGTGGACTACCAGGGCCGTCGGGTGGGCGCGGCGGCCGAACGGGTCGGCGCGCGGGGGCCGCTGCTGACCCTCGCGCCCGGCGGTCGGGCGGTCTCGGACGTCGGGTTCGCCCGGGTCGACAACTTCGACCCGGACGCGTGCCGCAAGACGGCCGTGCGGGGCATCCGCGTGTACCCGCCGGACGCGACCGTGCCGCTGCACCTGCCGATGACCGACCAGCACGGCTGCGCGGGCGACGTCAGCCCGTTCGGGCATCAGCTGACCGTCGCGAGCGTGCGCAGCTGA
- a CDS encoding urease subunit beta, whose translation MRPGEIITGDEPVELNPGRPRTTLVVVNAADRPVQVGSHYHFAAVNPGLEFDREAAWGKRLDVPAGTAVRFEPGVEREVVLVPIAGARRVPGLRPEWAGELDR comes from the coding sequence ATGCGCCCAGGCGAGATCATCACCGGCGACGAGCCGGTCGAGCTGAACCCCGGACGGCCGCGCACGACGCTGGTCGTGGTCAACGCGGCGGACCGCCCGGTGCAGGTCGGGTCGCACTACCACTTCGCGGCGGTCAACCCCGGGCTGGAGTTCGACCGCGAGGCCGCGTGGGGCAAGCGGTTGGACGTCCCGGCGGGCACGGCGGTGCGGTTCGAGCCCGGCGTGGAGCGGGAGGTCGTCCTGGTGCCGATCGCGGGGGCGCGGCGGGTGCCCGGCCTGCGGCCGGAGTGGGCGGGGGAGCTGGACCGGTGA
- a CDS encoding citrate synthase 2 encodes MVQTEDDGFRPGLEGVVAFRTEIAEPDRDGGALRYRGVDIEDLAGHVTFGNVWALLVDGRFGPGLPPAEPFPIPVHTGDVRVDVQAALAMVAPIWGYQPLLDITDEQAREQLARASVMALSYAAQSARGIGRPAVPQHRIDECRTITERFLTRWRGEPDPAHVKALDAYWVSAAEHGLNASTFTARVIASTGADVAASMSGAIGAMSGPLHGGAPARVLPMIEEVERTGDAQAYVKGVLDRGERLMGFGHRVYRAEDPRARVLRRTCRELGATRYEAANALEQAALAELRERRPDRAIETNVEFWAAVILDFAQVPPHMMPAMFTCARTAGWSAHILEQKRTGRLVRPSAKYVGPGPRKPSEVEGWGEIA; translated from the coding sequence GTGGTGCAGACCGAGGACGACGGTTTCCGGCCGGGTCTCGAAGGCGTGGTCGCCTTCCGCACCGAGATCGCCGAGCCCGACCGCGACGGTGGCGCGCTGCGCTACCGCGGCGTCGACATCGAGGACCTGGCGGGCCACGTCACGTTCGGCAACGTGTGGGCGTTGCTCGTCGACGGCCGCTTCGGCCCCGGCCTGCCGCCCGCCGAGCCGTTCCCCATCCCGGTGCACACCGGCGACGTCCGGGTCGACGTGCAGGCCGCGCTGGCCATGGTCGCCCCGATCTGGGGCTACCAGCCGCTGCTGGACATCACCGACGAGCAGGCGCGCGAGCAGCTGGCCCGCGCCTCCGTCATGGCCCTGTCCTACGCGGCGCAGTCCGCGCGCGGCATCGGCAGGCCCGCCGTGCCGCAGCACCGCATCGACGAGTGCCGGACCATCACCGAGCGCTTCCTCACCCGCTGGCGCGGCGAACCCGACCCGGCGCACGTCAAGGCGCTGGACGCGTACTGGGTGTCGGCCGCAGAGCACGGGCTGAACGCGTCCACGTTCACCGCCAGGGTGATCGCCTCCACCGGCGCGGACGTGGCGGCGTCCATGTCCGGCGCGATCGGCGCCATGTCCGGCCCGCTGCACGGCGGCGCGCCCGCCCGCGTCCTGCCGATGATCGAGGAGGTCGAGCGGACCGGCGACGCGCAGGCCTACGTCAAGGGCGTCCTCGACCGCGGCGAGCGCCTGATGGGCTTCGGCCACCGCGTGTACCGCGCGGAGGACCCCCGCGCCCGCGTGCTGCGGCGGACGTGCCGGGAACTCGGCGCCACCCGCTACGAAGCCGCCAACGCCCTCGAACAGGCCGCCCTGGCCGAACTCCGCGAACGCCGCCCCGACCGCGCCATCGAGACCAACGTCGAGTTCTGGGCCGCCGTGATCCTGGACTTCGCCCAGGTGCCGCCGCACATGATGCCCGCGATGTTCACCTGCGCCCGCACCGCCGGCTGGTCGGCGCACATCCTGGAGCAGAAGCGCACCGGCCGCCTGGTCCGCCCGTCCGCGAAGTACGTCGGCCCCGGCCCGCGCAAGCCGTCCGAGGTGGAGGGCTGGGGCGAAATCGCCTGA
- a CDS encoding urease accessory protein UreD, translated as MRARAHLVVERDPNGRTVVRQLRSMAPLRLVPRRGDGGTALVHLVSAVTAPLGGDDLELRVVVGPGASLELRGVAATLVLPGRHAGPGRALVEVELGDGASLAYLPEPTVVTARACHEAVFRAVLGDGARLRVREVLVLGRSNERPGSLASTLDVRRGGPLVKQTTRVGTPEVDESPAGLAGRRVLGTELLCWGEDPPGAVSEPWWSLVPLARGGSLATALGDDAVTVDRALAAARARHPGFSAF; from the coding sequence ATGAGGGCACGGGCTCACCTGGTCGTGGAACGCGACCCGAACGGGCGAACCGTGGTGCGCCAACTGAGGTCCATGGCGCCGCTGCGGCTCGTGCCGCGCCGGGGTGACGGCGGAACGGCGCTCGTGCACCTGGTGAGCGCGGTGACCGCGCCGCTGGGCGGTGACGACCTGGAGCTGCGGGTGGTGGTCGGCCCCGGCGCGTCGCTGGAGCTGCGCGGGGTGGCGGCGACGCTCGTGCTGCCCGGTCGGCACGCGGGCCCCGGCCGGGCGCTGGTTGAGGTGGAGCTGGGCGACGGCGCGTCGCTGGCGTACCTGCCGGAGCCGACCGTCGTCACCGCGCGGGCGTGCCACGAAGCGGTTTTCCGGGCTGTGCTGGGCGATGGCGCTCGGCTGCGGGTGCGGGAAGTCCTCGTGCTGGGTCGCTCGAACGAGCGGCCGGGCTCGCTCGCCTCGACGCTCGACGTCCGCCGGGGCGGGCCCCTGGTCAAGCAGACGACCCGGGTCGGAACGCCCGAAGTGGACGAAAGCCCCGCCGGGCTGGCCGGTCGCCGGGTGCTCGGGACGGAGCTGCTGTGCTGGGGCGAGGACCCGCCGGGAGCGGTTTCGGAGCCGTGGTGGTCGCTGGTCCCGCTGGCCCGCGGCGGCAGCCTGGCCACCGCGCTGGGTGACGACGCGGTGACCGTCGACCGGGCGCTGGCCGCCGCGCGGGCCAGGCACCCCGGGTTCAGCGCGTTCTGA
- a CDS encoding urease accessory protein UreF yields MNLAALMLADSRFPGGGHAHSGGLEEAVARRLVTDEPSLRSFLLGRLRTAGALGAVFAAAATRGRWAELDAELDARTPSPAQRDASRVQGRGVARAARRAWPSAALDELLRVTPRPHHPIIVGVLVGEPFEAAQTVAYHAVTGPATGAIRLLGLDPLGVNAVLARLAPEIDAVAATAADHAGAPPEDLPAPSAPGLDLLAESHDRHHSEEVRLFVS; encoded by the coding sequence ATGAACCTCGCGGCGCTGATGCTCGCGGACTCCCGCTTCCCCGGCGGCGGTCACGCGCACTCGGGCGGGCTGGAGGAGGCCGTGGCGCGGCGGCTGGTGACCGACGAGCCGTCGCTGCGGTCGTTCCTGCTCGGCAGGCTGCGCACGGCGGGCGCGTTGGGCGCGGTGTTCGCCGCCGCCGCCACCCGCGGCCGGTGGGCGGAGCTGGACGCCGAGCTGGACGCCCGCACGCCGTCGCCCGCCCAGCGCGACGCGTCCCGCGTGCAGGGCCGCGGCGTCGCACGCGCGGCGAGGCGGGCGTGGCCGTCGGCGGCGTTGGACGAGCTGCTGCGCGTCACGCCCCGGCCGCACCACCCGATCATCGTCGGCGTGCTCGTCGGCGAGCCGTTCGAGGCCGCGCAGACCGTGGCCTACCACGCGGTGACCGGACCGGCGACCGGCGCGATCCGGCTGCTCGGCCTCGACCCGCTCGGGGTGAACGCGGTGCTGGCGCGGCTCGCGCCGGAGATCGACGCGGTGGCCGCGACGGCCGCCGACCACGCGGGCGCCCCGCCCGAAGACCTGCCCGCGCCGAGTGCGCCCGGCCTGGACCTGCTGGCCGAGTCGCACGACCGGCACCACTCGGAAGAGGTGCGTCTCTTTGTCAGCTGA
- the pdxH gene encoding pyridoxamine 5'-phosphate oxidase, producing the protein MSETTNIALPSMRVSYEHGSLTESDLAASWHEQLQLWLDQAAGAGLPEPNAMVLATSDTQGRPSSRTVLAKGLDARGLVFFTNYTSTKSHDLMATRYASATFPWFAMQRQAHVRGTVEKVGPAETAHYWESRPRGSQLGAWASPQSRVVGGRSTLESALNKVERQFADADRVPVPPHWGGWRIRPEEVEFWQGRRDRMHDRLRFRLGRDGWELQRVAP; encoded by the coding sequence ATGTCGGAGACGACGAACATCGCGTTGCCGTCGATGCGGGTGTCCTACGAACACGGCTCGCTCACGGAGAGCGACCTCGCGGCCAGCTGGCACGAGCAGTTGCAGCTGTGGCTGGACCAGGCGGCCGGCGCCGGCCTGCCCGAGCCGAACGCGATGGTCCTCGCCACCTCCGACACCCAGGGCCGCCCGTCGTCCCGCACGGTGCTCGCCAAGGGCCTGGACGCGCGCGGCTTGGTGTTCTTCACCAACTACACGTCGACCAAGAGCCACGACCTGATGGCCACCCGGTACGCGTCGGCCACGTTCCCGTGGTTCGCGATGCAGCGGCAGGCGCACGTGCGCGGCACGGTCGAGAAAGTCGGTCCGGCCGAGACCGCCCACTACTGGGAGAGCCGCCCGCGCGGCTCGCAGCTCGGCGCGTGGGCGTCCCCGCAGTCCCGCGTCGTCGGCGGGCGCTCCACTTTGGAGAGCGCGCTGAACAAGGTCGAGCGCCAGTTCGCCGACGCCGACCGGGTGCCGGTGCCGCCGCACTGGGGCGGCTGGCGCATCCGCCCCGAAGAGGTCGAGTTCTGGCAGGGCCGCCGCGACCGCATGCACGACCGCCTCCGCTTCCGCCTCGGCCGCGACGGCTGGGAGCTCCAGCGCGTCGCCCCGTAG
- a CDS encoding SigE family RNA polymerase sigma factor, whose amino-acid sequence MERPKDQVGVRDFAEFARTSMPGLLRYGHVLTGNPHDAADLVQTVLEKVASRWSALLRKASDPLAYARRAMANAHVSRWRRHRRENLVADLPEVPAAEGADRLEHEPLWRALRALPPRQRAVVVLRYYENLSEEEIARTLGISRGTVKSQSSKAMAALRARAGEWA is encoded by the coding sequence GTGGAGCGCCCCAAGGACCAGGTGGGCGTGCGCGACTTCGCCGAGTTCGCGCGCACGTCGATGCCGGGCCTGCTGCGGTACGGGCACGTCCTGACGGGCAACCCCCACGACGCCGCGGACCTGGTGCAGACCGTGCTGGAGAAGGTCGCTTCGCGCTGGTCGGCGCTCCTGCGCAAGGCCTCCGACCCGTTGGCGTACGCGCGGCGGGCGATGGCGAACGCGCACGTCAGCCGGTGGCGGCGGCACCGGCGGGAGAACCTGGTCGCCGACCTGCCCGAGGTGCCCGCCGCCGAGGGCGCGGACCGCTTGGAGCACGAACCCCTGTGGCGGGCGTTGCGCGCCCTGCCACCGCGCCAGCGCGCGGTGGTGGTGCTGCGGTACTACGAAAACCTCTCCGAAGAGGAGATCGCCCGCACCCTCGGCATCTCGCGGGGCACCGTCAAGAGCCAGAGCAGCAAGGCGATGGCCGCACTACGAGCGCGGGCGGGTGAGTGGGCTTGA